The genomic interval TTTTACAGGTATTTTAAACGACATTATggtataacatatttttttatgtcacTCACAGTACACACCTGATCAAGTATACACAACAGAGGCTCTTCATATTAGACCAACTGCTCCTTCaatgaattattatttgtggAGATGACATTATTTGGTGTAGATGACATAGTTTTTGGTGGAGATGACATATTTTTTGGTGGAGATGACATTTTTTGGTGGAGATGACATTATTTGGTGTAGATGACATATTTTTTGGTGGAGATGACATGTGGCTATTGTAAATTCCAGACATTGTGGCCATGGCTTTTTCTGTAATACATATTTATTAGATGACATATTTTTTGGTGGAGGTGACATGTGGCTATTCTAAATTCCAAACATTGTGGCTATGTGGCTATTGTAAATTCCATACACTTGATTATTCCAAGCAGATATGCCTTTCTTAACATTTTGTATCAACCACATATTGGTCGAACCTTTTCATCTCccagtttaaacttttagttCGGATATGTTATCAAAGTCGATACCTGTATTTAAGTCACAATAGCAATTGTGGGAAGGTGGCTGAGTTCCAGCTTCATACTACACCAATGACAGTGGAATGACCTctgatgaaattatttatttcctttccttattaatttcttctcttatttcgggtataataaataataaaacttcgaaatttttttggaagattAAGAGTGAATGAAAATGGCATATAACATAAGCGTATAATCGCATGAACTTGAATCAACTTGTTTGAACAAAAACCAatgcatgaaagaggatttaTCTTTGAAATGCTGCTCAATGAATTTATTGAACCAaaccaaataagaaaaaaataaataaagagctCAAAAGTAAACTAGTGAAACGGTGCATTTCATTGGATGAAAGAATCATAACAAATTACATCTGAATTTCTtgcaaaaaggggaaaaaatctatttacataTTTGGAAGTCAATGGCATTTTTTCCATACAAACTGCGTCTACTAAGAATTATAAGGAGAGTGAGATGGATCAACATGCAGTTTCCTTCAGCTATTGCATTCATATTTTCCAAGCCATGGTTGTTCTCTCAACATGCTTCAAGAGGACCATATATGTTTTCGTCTCAACATGGCTGTTTTCTCACCACACACGTGCCCTTTGTTTTACTGCCATAAGttatgcatttttctttctgtCCAAAGAAAGTTTCAGACATTCTCTGATGGAACTAGGGCCCTTGGGATTACTGTCCTTTGCTCTCAGTAGATTATTGTTTGCATATAACTCAATAATTTGTTGTGTGCGCCCCAAGTCATCTTGAAGACTAAAAAAGTTATCAACTAATGGCTGCCGATCAGCCCTCTTGGCTGCCTGAAGCTCTGAATATGTACTGGAAAGACAAAGAAAAGTTAGGGACAGTAGGTTGGTACCCAGGTCAGTCCATTTTGTATCTATTATCAAGCATAAAGGTGTGGATATGTTTAAAGCTTCAATTATCCTGAAAGCCTAAGCTACTAGGAAATGGTGAACTTGATTAAGGTGCTGCCTTTCGCTTCATTGCACACGTCACAAGATGGCATTGAATCCATGGTTGCAAACTGGCTGACTTTGTATAGATTGAAATCAAGTTAGCCCCAAACCAAATTCCAGAGACCAAAAGCTAGCCTAAGTTGGCCCCAAATTCGcactataaaaaattagaaagtctATACACTTGCTTCTTtcttagtaaaaatacacttgtttttcttcttcttctaatgTAAAGTGAATGCGCAGTAATATAATACATATACTCTATAATTCATGCTTTCCTAAATTAAACTGTTTTTCTCCACTTGAAATACATCCTAAAACTTCCTAAATGCCAAATTGCCAATGTATTTCAAAGTTAAAtactttcctaaattttaatccaattttataaaactaaactgTTTTTCTCCACTTGAAATACATCCTAAAACTTCCTAAATGCCAAATTGCCAATGTATTTCAAGTTAAAtactttcctaaattttaatccaattttataaaactaaactgTTTTTCTCCACTTCAAATACATTCTATAATTTCCTAAATGCCAAATTGCCAAGGGCGCAAGTTGAatactttcataaattttaatccAATTTTAGAAGACTAAACtgttttttcctctttatatacagtctataattttataaactactATAATCCTAAGGCCATTTCAGTAGACAATTTCATAGACTACTTTGCATTTCAGCTGGATTTTCGAGGCTCAATTTAGCTATCACATTGAGCAGGATTCATATTTTAGCAAATATAAATCCATAGAGTAATTCAAGGGACAGTTCatgcaagaaaaattaaaacaaagaagaaattaCATGATAGATAGATAGAGTAACAACCTCGGTTTTTACGTGAGGGAACCCAGACCACGGCGTAAATGGACATCTGAACCACGGTAACAACCAGCGGTGACGGTAGGCTCAGTGGTGAGGGGGTTGGCCTTAGGCTTCGGGGAGTCTAACAGAGGGGAGGCGGCAGAGGTCTTAGGGTTTCAGGCTTTGGGATGGAACGCCGGTGGCTCAATGGTGAGGTTACAGTCATGAATCCAAGGGATGGAAGCGACAGTGGCAATGGTTCAACTCGATGGTGATGCTCCATGCCTTGGGGAGTCAAGCCGTTTCTAATTTGGAAGGGAGGGTGGAGTCGTGGCCTTCAGTGATGGAGGGATGGATGGAACGGGATGTACAGAGGAAATCTGAAAAGATGACATTTCATTAAAGGAGCAGATGAGATTTACAGAGGATGACATTTTTGGGAGGAGAGTTGAACAGGATGAGATTTCATTTAACAGAGGAGATTTGTTTGGGAGGGACGGGAGGGAGGGAGCTGGGAGACGAAATAggacttttttgtttttaaattcaatttggttttttcttaattaaatgaAAGAGGCTTATCCACGTGAGTCACTCCACGTCATTCGGGATGCAAAGTTCGGGACATTTCTTCGGGTGgtctagcatttctctttagGAAAACttcgtacatatatatattttttatgttttatttttttagtagttaAGTAAGTATTGAATATatattagtgaagttgtattttttttttcttaatggttaatgatgcttaaaaatatatatgaaagaaaataaaaaaaagtaaaaaaaagtgcaatttgCACTAGTGATTATAACTTTGACGGGACGTCTGAGTAGCAACCTCcttcatatattatatactgcTGATCAATATATGTACTGCAATATATATGGCAAAACAAACATACAttagtgttttatttttggataatGATACTCTTACTATCGGATACCACTGCTCTACTACTCAAAAGTCCATGtggctttcttttttattttatctctctcCCTCCTGCCTTGATTCAAAAAGTCTGTCAGAAGTTTCTCAAACATGCCTTTCCTCCCCTTCACTGCCACAACCTCTCTCAGAAGCTCAGAACGAAGCAACAAAACCCCTCTCGCacacaaactctctctctctctctgaagttTGCCTCCTATAGTGGCTAGACACCGTTCGATGGCACTAGCACGAGACAGAGTGGTCGAACGCACTATTTCTCTTTCCCAATATTTTCTATGGATTGAACAATTTATTAATTTGCTGATCAGCATCCAGCTGAATGCTATGATAATTCTTTCGCTTATGTAATGTCAGGACTCAGAATGGACGAAGCAGTAATGTCAGAATGGATGAGCAatttatgccttttttttttttttttttttccagtaaGCTGGTATTCAAATGTATTCAAGCGACACTGAGTAATCACATATATTTCCCACCACTGTCAAATCATCTCTCCATGTTTGCATCTCCTTGTCACCTTTAGGCTTTCTTCATGCATATAGAAAAAGCTTTTTCAAAAGTTCTCATTTGATTTCGTACGTCGGAGGGATCCACATGGTAGTTTGAGTGCTCGTGGACGCCATTGGAGACTCACAAGCTTAAACATTAAGGCAATACTAATTTTTCAGACTAATTAAGAAAACATTGAAGAAGATTGTAGTAATATatggaagttttaattaattaaatttctctGGCTTCCGGTTGTTTCGGAGCTTTTGAGGAGGGCTGTGGAGTGAAGGGGAGGGAGGAGGCGTGTTTGAGAAacttctgaaattttttttgaatcaaggcaagagaaagaaaaaagaaataaaaaaagccaCATAGGCTTTGGATAGTAAAGCAGTGGTAACCGGTGGTAAGGTACCATTatcctttatttttcctaatcaaaatttttgagataaaaattttaaaattgaaaatgttttaacaattgtatattttattatacgactatatatgtatatagagaaattttatataGAAGTCTTACACCATACACTTCTACTTAATCAAcgtgtgatttgtcatttttatccttctatgttaatgcttatatatatatatatgtttaaatagaagggaaaaaataataaattatatattaattaggtgGATATGTATGATGTAAGACTTTCttgtatcatttctcatatatatatccTGTATCCTCCAGTATACCGACATTAAACGTTGCATGCTTATGGCCATATATAACTGTAGGTTAACCATTCCAAGCgggaattaattaatatgtggGATTTGGGATCGGGTAAATTAATAAACACCATTTCGAACATGTGTTAAAAATACCAACTCGATCCTGATTTAGCTCTCAGGATATTTATTCCTTCCCTTATTTGCTGCAAAAAGaaagtcatgcatgcatgcagctacCAACCCAGCTAGCCAATAACACGGACGGGCGGTGGTTAATTTCAGCGTAGATTGCCATCAAAAGTGGGGTGCCGTGTGGCCTCGAGTCGCACaacaataacataaaagaaaattgaaatagagTGCATGAACAGTAAACTGAAATAGAGTGCATGAACAGTAAACTCATTTTGGCAAGTTTCATCGGTGCAATTATCTGCACAACTTAAAGCAAAACAGTCACTTTAAAAGTAAACAATCTCGCCACCCAAGCCAGACAAAATAGTACTCGGCCGGGTCCGCTTGCTCGACTCTCGTGTTTGCATAGTGTATATTTGCTTCGATGTCCTAAATTTTCTTACTGGAATCTCCAGGTTGGCCTTCCTGGCCTCAGACAACCTCAGTGCTCCAATATTCGTGGGGATTAGATCAAAGCCATCAACTATTTTCAATCGATgtaatacaaacaaaaaacaaaacaaagatatAGAGATCCTATTGGATCATGTTTTCAATTTCCATGACTCGTTCAGTGGAACCCGGAAACAGTTTTACATGTTTATTAAATTACGTTTGACCTGCACATGTTGTAATTGAACATAAACTATAGCGTAATTTTCCAATAACTATTGCAAATTGCTAAAAAACTTTCTGAATTCCCACGAATCGTGCGCTTGATCACGAGGAAGACTATATTCTCCTGTATAACGACATTGACTGATATGAATTAAATATGGTCTACAGTGCACTCAAAATATGTACAGGTACAGCCGGTTTGAATAGTTAAACGAGATgtgatagttttagatgaaaataaaaagttgaataaaatattattagaatattattttttattattattatttttttgagatttaaaaatgttgaattatttattatattttctgtaaaaatttaaaaaaattataatgataaaaaatttaaaaaaattataatgataaaatgatatgaattaagataagataaaattatttctttatccAAACGGGTCTAAATGAAACTTCAATACTCAGATGTATTATTAGTGATCTCGTTTTCCTGCATTGTTTTATCGTTTCTCTCTTTAATCTGCAGTTCATTTACGTTtgctttctcaaaatttttcaactcatcacattttatcacatttaatcattataatttttttaaattttcatacaaaataaaataaataatttaactttttcaaatctcaaaataaaaataatattaataaaatatattttaataatattttatttaattttcaaattttatctcaactcattttatctcatctcatctcatctgtaaaaacaaacgacaCTTACTATATATAGATCCTAAATTTGAATCTTAATTATCGGAACACAAcctattcaaaaaataaatagatcgaAAAAACCATAATTTTAGGTTGCAAGAAGTTTTTCTGTTCACAGGCCTTTTCTCTAGCTTTCATTCCTGCGAGTTGGGTTGACCCCGAGGATCATGCAGTGGATTAcaccaaaattgaaaataatccAGAGATCATGGAGGATCAATGGTGGTTGCACTTGCAGCCTATAATTAATGTCTGAATCAgtattttcttgaatatatAATAAGAGCTTGCAGCTTAAGACCGACCGGAGATGATCATATTATATCCAGCATGATCAATGACAGAAAGCTCCAATCgctgaaacaaaacaaaacaaagaaaggtccaaccaacccatcattAATTCATCTTCCagcctaaaaaaaattaaagaaactacGATTCATGATATTCCTATCCTACTTTAATTATTGTAAGAAAAAACATTATCAAAGACAAAATTAGATTGATACTAATTcatttagaaacaagaaaacatcCTCATGATCATCCTTTTGTGTTTgattaatgatatttataataaactAATTAAGAAGCAAAACTTTCTAATTTATCTCatccttaattttttgtttctatcaACAATTGCAAGTATCGAATGCTTATTATAAATTACTTAACAATTTGGGATGATTGtcactttttaaatatattaagcTGGAGTCATACATCTTGAATTAAGAACAAATCTAACTTACGAGATCTTGTCTATGAGGGAGAGCAACTGATTTTGATGCCACAACAACTTGGGACTTGGGAGCTCCAAGTTAAAGTTGGTTGAGGAACATGTCGTTTGTCATTGTATGCGTGCGACagataataaacatataaaacaaatatcatatGATCTAATTCCTGTTCTAACCCATCCATTATCCTGTTCAGACGGCATCATCTATGATCACTACTAATCAATCAATACCAAAGAGATTCCGAAAGCAGCTTGAAATATGCACATAGAAATTACAAAGATATGTGCCTCTCTTTCCAGATTTTAAAAAAGACCGTACAGCTATTGcacaaaatttcttattattcGCGTAGTAAACTAAATATGGCAAGCAGTCTTGCTATCGCACGTTTGGGAGAGGAGAGTAGTAATTATTAGATCTGAAATCTACATATGTTCATGTAGAAAATAGCTGACAATCATTGCTTTCTGGTGACGGGTTGCTTGAATTTGTCTTTGTATGCCATACTCTTGGAATTGATGGTTTGACCAGAAACAAAAAAGCAATAATGAAAGCAGTTACGCAACGAGTGAAAGGGAgatcataatatttaaacatgtaTTAATCCCCTTGATGagaacataaacaaaaataaaccatATGCATGCGTGCGAGAATGGCTCAAGATTTGCCACAGTCGCTGctaaaaattttgaagaaaagagaataaTCGATTACATCCTTATTATCACGATCACCTCCAGCTTTATTAATCTTGGCGTTGTTCCAACTCTAGTACAGCAGAAGAAAAGTAGTTTTGGAATGCAAAGGAAGCGGAATTCTCACCCCGCATTCTTCCACATGCACGACTTCTTAATTCAATCCCAAGACTATAGATTTACGTGGAATTAAAGTGCAAGCTTGAATGAAAGGTCTAAATCATATAGTCTATATTtcaaaaggactaatcaattGTGAGATCTCATttccaagtaatgtgagatctcattcaccacctattcttattcttatcatatgagATATTACAATCTCTCCCCTTAAATTCTCGACGTCATCGTTGGACCTATCCGTTGTAGTTGTAACGGCTTAATATCCACATTTCTGTTTGAGagaggctctgataccatttagAATGCCCCAATAGAACggccaaaccacatggcctatactctaaaagtactagtcaatgatacaattaaaactccattgaaaccttataaaaaataaaaatttttctttctcaagtaaTGTAGAATTTCATTCACCACCTATCcttattattatcatttgaGGTATCACATAAAGAGCCTACAGATCATGCTTAACCTCAAAGTTTACAATGAGTTTAAATTAGGGGCTAAATACATATTTGatttaacaattaattaattgctaTGTTCGGCTTCTGGCTGGCAGACTAAGCCAATTGGaggaagaaaatattcatcTTTAATTTCAATCCTAGCTAATTTCCGCGCAGATCCGCTATCCATTCGTTGATCAAGTTGCCATTTTATTAGTGTCCATGATTCCTCCTCacgtcgagagagagagagagctaggaATTATAAGGTGGATGTTgacaaaagctagctagctgcacaCGTGGGGGAGAGGAATCGCTGGATTAGGTACGTACGCTAATATAAAAGGTGAAGGAGCTTAAGAACCTTATCATGGGCCACTTGGAAAAGGATAGCTAGCTCCTACTGAACTTTGCTGTTGCTTTCTCCCTTCAAAATAGATAAGCTTCAATCTCACCTCTCCTTTTCAGAGCCCTATATTACGTTTGGAGCACTACTCTACCTGCTTCTCCAATCCTATCGAAACTTCGAGCTTCAAATAAACTAGATAGATTTGGTATCTTTATTTCAAAAGACTTTTCGATTTCTATGTAATCCTAGTTCTGATGTATATTGTGATCTTCCAAATTTCAACCTCAGTTTCTTACCTGCAACTCATATAGTTCGCAGAAACCTCACATCTTTACCTTTTCCTCACTGTTTGTCAGCTAAAAGCCTAAAAGCATATCTATTATTAACCTgggttttcttttcgttttcGTACGTTATCCAGATCAGTTGTAtctgtttctttccttttaaggATTTTAGTGTCTTCGTATCCAAGATACTTGTGCCTAGCCTAGACCTTCAAGGATCGACTTTTCCGAATCATACAGAAAAAAGAGGACTCGCATTAATGGAGATATCATCGGCCAAATGGCTTTCTGAACTGGTAAGATATTTATCTTTTGATTTAGAACAGATAATAATAGTGCCACTTAATTTTTCTGTGAACATTTCGTGATGTTTTTTTGGgtgttcttctctttttttttttttttttttttttttttgggtgttcTAATTTTGCAGGAAATGGATGATTTCGAGTACATCCAGCAATGCGACATGAACACTCTTGATGATGGGTTTGCCACCGCAATGCGAGAGAACTTTCATCAATCTCTCTCTTCTGAAAGCCACTCTTCTTACCCTGCTTTCAATACCAAAACCACAATCACCACCAACACCTTGAGTAATTCTTCTATTTCTCAGAACAGTTTTGAGAGGCCAGCCAAACAGACAAAGACTAACAATTGGAACTCTGGCATCACAGAGCATGGTTCAATACCAAAACCTTCTTCCTCCTCCCATATTCTTTCATTTGGGAACTCAAATTCGTTGCCAGCAGACTCTAAGCAGTTCTTTAGAACTCTCGACTCTTCTTTGAAGCCGAAGGATGAGGTTGTTTGTCAAGTAAACAAACAGTACGTACCTTTGATTTCCAAGGGTTCCGCAGAGAACCAAAACCATGGGACTCAGAAAACCAACTCAATGACTAGAACACACTCAAATGCTCAAGATCACATAATGGCAGAGAGAAAGCGTAGAGAAAAGCTCAGCCAACGGTTCATAGCTCTTTCAGCCATTGTTCCTGGCCTTAAGAAGGTATCCTATTTAGTCTCAGATTCAAATATTTGGTCAGTCTTTAATTCATCGAAGGatattattttccctttttcacGGTTAAAAAACTGCATCAGTTAATATAATCTCTATTCTTATAGATGGACAAAGCTTCTGTTCTTGGGGATGCTATCACTTACGTGAAAGAGCTTCAAGCACGTGTAAACTTGCTGGAGGAACAGACGAAGAAGAGAACTGTGGAATCTGTTGTTTATGTGAAGAAGGCTCAGCTCTCTGCTGATGATGACACCTCTTCATGTGATGAGAACTTCGATGGCCGCTCAGACGAAGCAGCACTCCCCGAAATAGAAGCAAGAATTTCAGAGAAGGATGTACTTATCCGAGTCCACTGCGAGAAAAACAAAGGAGTTGTAGTGAGAACATTAGGCGAAATAGAGAAGCTTCATCTATCTGTTGTCAATAGCAGTGTCTTGCCATTTGGGAACTCGACACTTGACATGACCGTGATTGCTCGGgtaatttcattttctcattGCAGGGAAAGATATATGAGGCTTTTTTTATGCTgtttacaattttttcatttttttacacaCTCGAAGGTATCAAGAAAAACTAGTTTTCTCAAAGTAGAAAATCCCAGCACATTTTGATCTGTTCAAGATTATTTTGCAGATGGACAATGAATTCGACTTGACAGCAAAGGATATAGTGAAATGCCTACGTTTGGCtgtataattaaattacatgtgAATTCAACATGGTAGAACAAGATCATCATGAGTTCATGCATTGAAGACCGCATTCTAATTTGAAGCTAAACATCAAGCTCTGGAAAAGAGAAGTCGGGGCATGCGGACGTACAgctcctttctttttcattttgttttttcctttttgtccaTTTGCAATTACCAAAGCTTGTAGTCGCGTTGGGGTTCATGTTCTATATTTTTGGTGGAGGGTTTTTTCTCGTTCTGATCGATTTTTCCGTGGTTGACTTTTGACCACGTTCAATTACCCTCACGTTCTAAACAGAAACCTCACGGCtatagtttatttctttttctaaagtattattacttttattttttgagagatTTGATGTTTCATTAGGCTTATAATCCTAATGAATTTCTTAGCTTTGTGTACGCAAGTTACGCTTTCCCAGAAGGCAAAATTGTGGTAGGTATATATTTGGTAGAGCAACAATAATTGAAATTGAGATACACTTAGACTAGGCTTTGTTAAAACATCACCAAACTGATCATTATTTGTAGGAACAtgcaaagtaaaaaaaatcagtatCCCAAATACTCCTAAAGGGGGTGAATGGGtggttttcaaatttatttgactatttaaattaataatcaatcaatcaatcaacCAACTAATCAAATCTTAAGAAATAATCAACACGACTATTGGTAACGAAATAGAGACTCATTTGaaaaacatattcaaaatctaaaaccactctGGATGTAACTCACCACCAAAAATTCACTATAGAAACTGATCAGTTAATTACTACGAATTTAGAAATACTTACAAGACCCGTGAAGCAACTAAATTTAGCTTATAAAACTACAAGTATCCCACTCGATTTCTAACGTACCCTGGTAGCGCCTCTAGATCACCGGCCTAGTTTCACCACGATACCCAATTTGATCTCTACACCCATGCAGCACCATCCTTTACGCCAAAGAATACATCCACATCAATGGACTCAAAACATCGCTCAAACATGAGCACAATATGATGATAGTGTGTTTCTCAAGAGAGAATTGATTTTTAACGCGCAATGAATCTATTTAGTGTTTTCTCTCGAGAAGACAATAAATATGGCAACTTAACTTGGCCTCTCTCCATACCCCAAAGTCATGcatattattctattatataagCTTATGCTTTAAGAAGAGCACTTAAAGAATCCAAACCCAATTCAAAAATCGATTCTTAGAATTTTCGCTCGAGCAAATTTCCTGTCTAGTTTTTTACTCTGTaaatattggaatttgaaaattcttgTGAAACATGAATTTGTAGATAATTGAGTTATCTTTCCAACGACCCTAATAtgggaatatcatttctcaGAATATCACCTCAATTTGATATGGGAATAAAAACTTATGACTCATTTAATCTGACTAGATCGATCTCATTAGATCTTGCAATTTTACAATGTTTGCACTTTTTGTTCCATTTGCAACTTAGACTCTGCTAAACATATTTACAACTCATTTGGACTAAGATTTGTTGTAAGAGCATAtcaacatattatttttacactaacacaaAGTATAGATGATTTACTTGGCTTATACTTCTCACAGACTATATGataaacaattttaatatattacatGGTAAGAAACAAATGTCTTAAtatctctttccttttagaGAAATGCGTTAATATCATAAGCAGACTGTTTCAAAATTAAGTTGTAATCCAGAAGATCGAAGAAATGTGACAATATACCAAAAGTATGCATTTAATTACTATCTATTTTTTGTGATTCACTGTAGAACTCTGCAATAAATGTATAAACCGGCCCGTTTACTTGGCCACTCCAGTCGTCTTCTGTGAAAAAAGTGATATACAGTACTATATATGAAGAGTAAGAAAATCTGATATTAAAAGATAAAGAAAGTGATATACAGTACTATATATGAAGAGCaagaaaatctgaaactttgtcgttaattattaatttattaatatatgagttattttatttttaaactagtATGTACATGAGtacattatatatcatatatatatattatatgataagtttttaattttacgattcaaattttaaaatttatcttttaaattaaattttgccATATAA from Juglans microcarpa x Juglans regia isolate MS1-56 chromosome 4S, Jm3101_v1.0, whole genome shotgun sequence carries:
- the LOC121262152 gene encoding transcription factor bHLH18-like, coding for MEISSAKWLSELEMDDFEYIQQCDMNTLDDGFATAMRENFHQSLSSESHSSYPAFNTKTTITTNTLSNSSISQNSFERPAKQTKTNNWNSGITEHGSIPKPSSSSHILSFGNSNSLPADSKQFFRTLDSSLKPKDEVVCQVNKQYVPLISKGSAENQNHGTQKTNSMTRTHSNAQDHIMAERKRREKLSQRFIALSAIVPGLKKMDKASVLGDAITYVKELQARVNLLEEQTKKRTVESVVYVKKAQLSADDDTSSCDENFDGRSDEAALPEIEARISEKDVLIRVHCEKNKGVVVRTLGEIEKLHLSVVNSSVLPFGNSTLDMTVIARMDNEFDLTAKDIVKCLRLAV